One genomic segment of uncultured Desulfobacter sp. includes these proteins:
- a CDS encoding ATP-binding cassette domain-containing protein — protein MLELKNIYFTVPDEEGGNGLAEKTILNNISFTFEKGKFYGITGPNGGGKTTLAKTIMGINKTTRGKIIYNGKDITDMTITDRARQGIAYGFQQSARFKGVTFRDLLAIAAGTDDEGKLMDILARVGFCSLDFLDKPVDSKLSGGEIKKIELATTIARNPGLAIYDEPDTGIDLWTIDPMVELIKRQITDYETTTIVVSHNKAFLEAADCLLLIKDGQIAYTGDLEGAMPLLSDLSVCGYTDLCEGEIDAQCYR, from the coding sequence ATGCTGGAGCTTAAAAATATATATTTTACCGTACCCGACGAAGAGGGGGGAAACGGACTTGCCGAAAAAACCATTCTTAATAATATCAGCTTTACCTTTGAAAAAGGTAAGTTTTACGGCATCACCGGTCCCAACGGCGGCGGAAAGACCACCCTGGCCAAAACGATCATGGGGATTAACAAAACCACCCGTGGAAAAATTATATACAATGGCAAAGATATCACGGACATGACCATCACCGATCGGGCCAGGCAGGGAATCGCTTATGGATTTCAGCAATCCGCCCGGTTCAAGGGGGTTACGTTCAGGGACCTTCTGGCCATTGCCGCCGGCACCGATGACGAAGGAAAACTAATGGATATCCTGGCAAGAGTGGGTTTCTGCTCCCTGGATTTTCTTGACAAGCCTGTGGATTCCAAACTTTCCGGCGGTGAGATAAAAAAAATCGAACTTGCCACTACCATTGCCCGGAATCCGGGTCTGGCGATATATGATGAGCCGGACACGGGCATAGATCTTTGGACCATAGATCCCATGGTTGAACTGATAAAACGACAGATCACGGACTATGAGACAACAACCATTGTCGTCAGTCATAACAAGGCGTTTCTTGAAGCAGCAGACTGCCTGCTGCTCATAAAGGACGGTCAGATTGCCTATACCGGAGATCTGGAAGGCGCCATGCCGCTGCTAAGCGATTTAAGTGTTTGCGGTTACACAGATCTATGTGAAGGAGAAATCGATGCTCAATGCTATAGATAA
- a CDS encoding superoxide dismutase: protein MDRRKFLKLSAGAGSLALLQMVGVSCAGSGDGTIKLPSLPYKANALVPYISEETIRFHYGKHHSGYVKKLNRLIKGTAYANLDLETIIQKTRGNAGETGIFNNAAQVFNHTFYWNSMKPGGGGVPTGIIAEKIEADFGGYDAFKKAFAAAALSQFGSGWAWLVKDGDALKIIKTSNADTPAEGVIPLLTVDVWEHAYYLDYQNRRAEYVDAYLEHLVNWEFAETNLVG from the coding sequence ATGGACAGAAGAAAATTTTTAAAACTTTCAGCCGGTGCGGGTAGCCTTGCGCTGTTGCAGATGGTCGGTGTCAGCTGTGCAGGATCTGGTGACGGCACGATAAAACTGCCGTCATTGCCTTACAAAGCCAATGCCCTTGTACCGTATATTTCTGAAGAAACAATTCGTTTTCACTACGGGAAGCACCATTCCGGGTATGTAAAAAAACTGAACCGGCTGATCAAAGGAACCGCCTACGCCAACTTGGACCTTGAGACAATTATTCAGAAAACCCGCGGCAACGCCGGCGAGACCGGTATTTTTAATAATGCCGCCCAGGTCTTCAACCACACCTTTTACTGGAACAGCATGAAACCGGGCGGCGGTGGTGTGCCTACCGGTATCATTGCCGAAAAAATCGAAGCGGACTTCGGCGGTTATGACGCATTCAAAAAAGCCTTTGCAGCCGCAGCGCTTTCCCAGTTCGGCAGCGGATGGGCATGGCTGGTCAAAGACGGTGATGCGCTGAAAATTATCAAAACATCAAACGCTGACACACCGGCCGAGGGGGTGATTCCGCTTCTTACCGTTGATGTATGGGAACATGCATATTATCTGGATTATCAGAACCGGAGAGCGGAATATGTCGACGCATATCTGGAACATTTAGTCAACTGGGAGTTTGCAGAAACCAATCTGGTCGGATAG
- a CDS encoding alanine racemase, which yields MFTANTQMTGTDSLLSREKIIEFINPYLKNKRVFLDMAKAFGSPLYVLETDVLARKAALFRAAFSHRLPETAFFYAMKSNNLPHLSGHLLKHGFGLDVSSGVELAVALELGASSIIFSGPGKTTQELALASRHPDRVVILLDSIGEARRLASMLEEKQMRMPVGLRLNNNPEGLWRKFGVLPENLLSTFKEIQALGRLEFQGLQFHSSWNLNPDRQTAFIKKLGQILSTMPKQFLDAVKFIDIGGGYWPAQGEWLLSNVPQGYSIDPGVSIDLFAKELSNAIKKHILPLIQCRICFEPGRWICNDAMHILIQVVDCKDKDLVITDAGGNTVGWERYETDYCPVLNLTRPSLSEKKCHILGSLCTPHDVWGYAYFGSAIKENDILMIPAQGAYTYSLRQQFIKPIPRVAVKESSNRYFLLPE from the coding sequence ATGTTCACAGCCAATACACAGATGACAGGAACAGATTCCCTTCTGTCCAGAGAAAAAATAATTGAGTTTATAAACCCGTACTTAAAAAACAAAAGAGTGTTCCTGGATATGGCCAAGGCATTCGGGTCTCCCCTGTATGTTCTGGAAACCGATGTCCTGGCAAGAAAAGCGGCCCTATTCAGGGCGGCATTCAGCCACCGGCTGCCGGAAACCGCCTTTTTTTACGCCATGAAAAGTAACAACCTGCCCCATCTTTCCGGGCATCTGCTCAAACATGGATTCGGACTGGATGTATCCAGCGGTGTGGAACTGGCAGTAGCCCTGGAATTGGGTGCGTCATCCATTATTTTCAGCGGGCCGGGCAAAACCACCCAGGAACTGGCACTTGCATCCCGGCACCCTGACCGGGTAGTAATTCTTCTGGACAGTATTGGAGAGGCAAGACGACTGGCATCAATGCTTGAAGAAAAACAGATGCGAATGCCCGTAGGGCTTCGGCTGAACAATAATCCCGAAGGCCTGTGGCGCAAATTCGGTGTGCTGCCGGAAAACCTGTTATCTACGTTCAAAGAAATTCAGGCACTTGGCCGGCTGGAATTCCAAGGACTGCAGTTCCACTCCTCCTGGAATCTTAACCCGGACAGACAGACAGCATTTATCAAAAAACTGGGACAGATCCTTTCCACCATGCCAAAGCAGTTCCTGGATGCAGTCAAATTCATTGATATTGGCGGAGGCTACTGGCCTGCCCAGGGGGAGTGGCTTTTATCGAATGTGCCCCAGGGCTATAGTATTGACCCGGGTGTCTCCATTGATCTGTTTGCAAAAGAACTGTCAAATGCCATTAAAAAGCATATTCTGCCGTTGATCCAATGCCGAATCTGTTTTGAGCCGGGCCGCTGGATCTGCAATGATGCCATGCACATCCTCATCCAGGTTGTAGACTGCAAGGATAAGGACTTGGTCATCACCGATGCCGGGGGAAATACTGTGGGCTGGGAACGATATGAAACCGATTACTGCCCGGTGCTCAATTTAACCCGGCCCAGCCTGTCCGAAAAAAAATGCCATATTCTGGGCTCTCTTTGCACCCCACACGATGTCTGGGGATATGCTTATTTCGGTTCAGCCATCAAAGAGAATGACATTCTCATGATTCCGGCCCAGGGGGCCTACACCTATAGTCTTCGCCAGCAATTCATCAAACCCATTCCCCGGGTAGCGGTCAAGGAAAGCAGCAATCGCTATTTTCTTCTTCCCGAATAA
- a CDS encoding universal stress protein, producing MTAKILIPFDETECAQNTVTYVGANLNKDDEVTLFHVVPDTAAACGLNSPSLTPYFETERNAFCRMEEKREKVMRDTLEAARYKLIDAGFAKEKVHIKTQPQGKKISDDIIHEAQKGKYNTVAMGRSSTSGLKEFFIGSNASRVMHALNIPVIIVD from the coding sequence ATGACTGCCAAAATCCTGATTCCCTTTGACGAAACTGAATGCGCTCAAAATACCGTTACCTATGTTGGGGCAAACCTGAATAAGGACGATGAGGTCACACTGTTTCATGTAGTGCCGGATACCGCGGCAGCCTGTGGGCTCAACAGCCCCAGTCTCACACCCTATTTTGAAACAGAACGCAATGCGTTTTGCCGGATGGAGGAAAAGCGCGAGAAAGTAATGCGGGACACCCTTGAAGCCGCAAGGTATAAATTAATCGATGCCGGGTTTGCCAAAGAGAAGGTTCATATAAAAACTCAGCCCCAGGGCAAAAAGATTTCCGATGACATTATACACGAGGCACAAAAAGGAAAATACAATACTGTTGCCATGGGACGAAGTTCGACATCAGGTCTAAAAGAATTTTTTATTGGCAGCAACGCTTCGCGGGTAATGCATGCCTTGAACATCCCAGTGATCATCGTTGACTGA
- a CDS encoding type II toxin-antitoxin system RelE/ParE family toxin — MKPRWRVLFCDGMENACPVMDFINSRPRKHQVKLLRLIGLLEEHGPTLPRPYADVLHDGVHELRFNLSQDQIRVLYFFCYQKFIVLYEVFFKKTRRVPEKYIDQVIAYRDNFLSRVSEKNLEKISRAVF; from the coding sequence ATGAAACCAAGATGGAGGGTCCTTTTTTGCGATGGTATGGAAAACGCTTGTCCGGTTATGGATTTTATCAATTCCCGTCCACGGAAGCATCAGGTGAAGCTGCTACGACTGATAGGGCTGTTAGAGGAGCATGGTCCAACCCTGCCGAGGCCCTATGCTGATGTGCTGCATGATGGGGTCCACGAGCTTCGTTTTAACCTGTCTCAAGATCAAATTCGAGTACTCTATTTTTTTTGTTATCAGAAATTTATCGTATTGTATGAGGTTTTTTTCAAAAAGACCCGTAGAGTTCCTGAAAAATATATTGACCAGGTCATCGCCTACCGGGATAATTTTTTATCCCGGGTATCTGAAAAAAATTTGGAGAAGATCAGTCGTGCTGTTTTTTAA
- a CDS encoding SufD family Fe-S cluster assembly protein yields the protein MLNAIDKNLLKAVADLDGIPKGVFNIRKNGKLLSREVSGNINIESNEDGTGIVVTVKPGVINESVHIPVILSQAGLHDVVYNTFIIGEGADVTIVAGCGIHCAGSGNEGHEGIHEFRVGKNATIRYQEKHVATGEGKGKRTLNPTTKVYLDENAVVEMELTQIGGVDEARRVNEAELAAGSSLFVTERILTEGHQIAVSENNIVLKGDDSKTNLVSRSVIKGNSKQDFYANVEAKAKSFGHIECDAIIMDNGVNETVPALRALHPDAQLTHEASIGKIANDQLIKLMSLGLTYDEAVDRIIRGFLK from the coding sequence ATGCTCAATGCTATAGATAAAAATTTATTAAAAGCGGTGGCGGATCTGGATGGCATCCCCAAAGGCGTATTCAATATCCGAAAAAACGGAAAACTTTTATCACGTGAGGTGTCAGGCAATATTAACATTGAATCCAATGAAGACGGCACCGGTATTGTGGTAACCGTTAAGCCGGGTGTAATCAATGAATCGGTACATATCCCGGTGATACTCAGCCAGGCCGGCCTGCATGACGTGGTGTACAACACCTTTATCATTGGGGAAGGCGCCGATGTCACCATTGTTGCCGGGTGCGGCATCCACTGCGCAGGAAGCGGGAATGAGGGCCACGAAGGCATCCATGAATTCCGGGTGGGTAAAAACGCCACGATTCGCTACCAGGAAAAACACGTTGCCACAGGTGAGGGAAAAGGCAAACGAACCCTGAACCCCACCACAAAGGTATATCTGGACGAAAACGCCGTGGTGGAAATGGAACTGACCCAGATCGGCGGCGTGGACGAGGCAAGGCGGGTAAATGAAGCGGAACTGGCCGCAGGCAGCTCCCTTTTTGTCACCGAACGTATCTTGACGGAAGGACACCAGATTGCTGTCTCGGAAAACAATATTGTTCTCAAGGGTGATGACAGTAAGACCAACCTGGTATCCCGATCCGTAATCAAAGGGAACTCCAAACAGGATTTTTACGCCAACGTGGAAGCAAAAGCGAAAAGCTTTGGCCATATCGAATGTGACGCCATCATCATGGACAACGGCGTGAATGAAACCGTACCGGCCTTACGTGCTCTGCACCCGGACGCACAGTTGACCCATGAAGCGTCCATCGGAAAAATCGCGAATGATCAACTGATCAAACTGATGAGCTTAGGGCTCACTTACGATGAAGCCGTCGACAGAATCATCCGGGGTTTTCTGAAGTAA
- a CDS encoding cytidylate kinase family protein has protein sequence MKPVDTCRVVTISRECDSRGQQVAEALSQAMGFDLFHHEIVEGMIKQAQGLNAEDAQKVMVRSDANRRAFIGRYYNADARIQPTTTWY, from the coding sequence TTGAAACCGGTGGATACCTGCCGGGTGGTTACCATTTCAAGGGAATGTGACAGCCGTGGACAGCAGGTAGCTGAGGCGCTTTCCCAGGCGATGGGCTTTGACCTGTTTCATCATGAAATCGTTGAAGGCATGATCAAGCAGGCCCAGGGGTTGAACGCGGAAGATGCCCAGAAAGTTATGGTTCGCTCCGATGCCAACAGAAGGGCCTTTATCGGGCGGTATTATAATGCCGATGCCAGGATTCAGCCAACTACGACCTGGTATTAA
- the fabG gene encoding 3-oxoacyl-ACP reductase FabG codes for MSQKIDTKTAVITGASRGIGRAIAIELARQGYYIFINYHSDKEGAGQTLEQVQTAGSQGEIMQFDVANRKQSKVAIDNIVDRCETIDVLVNNAGIVDDGLFIMMKEESWDKVIRTSLDGFYNMTKPILKRMVRQKRGTVVSIASLSGLTGNRGQANYSAAKAGLIGASRSIASEVARLGIRINVVAPGLIETDMTKDLPMTNVKTMIPMARVGRPEEVAQVVKFLCSDDASYVTGQVISVNGGMF; via the coding sequence ATGTCCCAGAAAATAGATACAAAAACCGCCGTCATCACAGGGGCAAGCCGGGGGATCGGCCGGGCCATCGCCATTGAACTTGCAAGGCAAGGGTATTATATCTTTATAAATTACCATTCGGACAAAGAAGGTGCCGGCCAGACACTTGAACAGGTCCAGACCGCCGGTTCACAAGGGGAAATCATGCAGTTTGATGTGGCGAACAGAAAGCAGTCCAAAGTTGCCATTGACAATATCGTGGACCGCTGCGAAACCATTGATGTGCTGGTAAACAATGCAGGGATTGTGGATGACGGCCTGTTCATCATGATGAAGGAAGAAAGCTGGGACAAGGTAATCCGAACCAGCCTTGACGGATTTTATAATATGACAAAACCAATCTTGAAAAGAATGGTTCGCCAAAAACGGGGGACGGTTGTATCCATCGCATCCTTGTCCGGCCTGACAGGCAACCGGGGACAGGCCAATTACAGTGCGGCCAAAGCAGGACTCATCGGTGCCAGCCGCAGCATTGCATCCGAAGTGGCACGGCTTGGCATTCGAATCAATGTTGTGGCACCAGGGCTCATCGAAACCGATATGACCAAGGATTTGCCCATGACCAACGTCAAAACCATGATTCCAATGGCGCGGGTGGGCCGGCCCGAGGAGGTTGCGCAGGTGGTTAAATTCCTGTGTTCAGATGACGCATCCTACGTCACCGGCCAGGTGATTTCAGTCAACGGCGGCATGTTCTAG
- a CDS encoding cytochrome c3 family protein codes for MKCKFCLTLFFVSTLIMFGGPAGAEEQQECFHSSLHYTGEGMRYWYEAKDGFMAITGIPYDSLGCKNCHVKSCDDCHLKKTKEGCVYSSEQARLKEVCLKCHAREKATSKYDEKMACEGVHAEADMDCMDCHSKKEVHGDGKFYNSMRQDGAMDTACTNCHTEDAEEYPALPDTKSHTVHKGKLECSACHVQNSMACYNCHFGVLAKTKSKPESFAMKVKDFLVLVKFKGKVTSGTIQTLVGKNNEPFVSYVPYLTHSIMSEGRKCEQCHATEAVKTLASSQRFSTAEFKDDKLEFYKGIIPAVPELLDWPFLEKKGDQWVPFESKTKPLSQMALYSEPFTQDDLKKLAVEYKYEE; via the coding sequence ATGAAGTGCAAATTTTGTTTGACTCTATTTTTTGTATCCACCCTGATTATGTTCGGTGGGCCTGCTGGTGCCGAAGAACAACAGGAGTGTTTCCACTCAAGCTTACATTACACCGGTGAAGGCATGCGTTATTGGTATGAGGCCAAGGATGGTTTTATGGCGATAACCGGCATACCTTACGACAGCCTTGGGTGTAAAAATTGTCATGTAAAAAGTTGTGATGATTGTCACCTCAAAAAAACAAAAGAAGGGTGTGTTTATTCAAGCGAACAGGCCCGGTTAAAGGAAGTCTGTCTAAAATGCCATGCCCGTGAGAAGGCTACAAGCAAGTATGATGAGAAGATGGCATGCGAAGGCGTCCATGCAGAAGCCGACATGGACTGCATGGATTGTCATAGCAAAAAAGAGGTTCACGGAGATGGAAAATTTTACAACAGTATGAGACAAGACGGCGCAATGGATACGGCTTGCACAAACTGTCACACAGAAGACGCGGAAGAGTATCCCGCGCTTCCCGACACGAAGTCCCATACCGTCCATAAAGGCAAATTGGAATGCAGCGCTTGTCATGTACAAAACTCCATGGCATGTTATAATTGTCATTTCGGCGTACTTGCCAAGACAAAATCCAAGCCCGAAAGTTTTGCAATGAAAGTCAAAGACTTTTTGGTTTTAGTAAAATTCAAAGGAAAAGTCACAAGCGGAACCATTCAAACCTTAGTTGGAAAAAACAACGAACCGTTTGTATCTTATGTTCCTTATTTGACCCATTCAATTATGAGTGAAGGAAGAAAATGTGAGCAATGCCACGCCACGGAAGCGGTCAAAACGCTTGCTTCATCTCAAAGGTTTTCCACGGCCGAATTTAAGGACGATAAACTTGAATTTTACAAGGGTATCATTCCTGCGGTTCCAGAGCTTTTGGATTGGCCCTTTTTGGAAAAGAAAGGGGACCAGTGGGTTCCTTTCGAATCAAAGACCAAACCTCTTTCTCAGATGGCGCTTTATTCAGAACCCTTCACACAGGATGATTTGAAAAAATTGGCAGTTGAATACAAATATGAAGAATAG
- a CDS encoding sodium:proton antiporter yields MNEHTLIQFAGILVAATACQWLAWRIKIPGIVFLLITGILAGPVLGLLNPEEIMGDLFFPFVSISVALILFEGSLTLDFTQIRGLHIVVRNMVSFGMLVTWIITALAVRLGLGLSWQISVLLGAITSVSGPTVIVPMLRTVRPNHNIANILRWEGIIVDPIGAAMAVLAYEFIISGSAQQAMGHTILVFIRLVATGTAIGVICGYGFGIAIRKHWIPEFMHNLFAISLVLGAFAFSNHLQHESGLVTVTVMGIWLANMKDVPIKDILDFEEHISILLISVLFIILAARLDIDELIALGWGMSFLFIAIQFLARPMNIMVSSIGSSLTWPERHMLAWIAPRGIVAAAISALFATQLQKAGYPDAGVLVPLTFFIIISTVIVQSVTARPIALWLKVAEPTPNGFIIFGANQLARAIGKALMDLGFKVQLADTGWDQVMKAKNEGLPTYFGNPVSEHADRHIPLIGIRGVLALFPHEAANVAAAIHYRLEFGADKIYILPSRPEDNRLTANRMSIQNHGKVLFGKTASYPTLTNDLARGGQIITTKLTEKFTLAQFTQKHGQKALLLFAVDKTNRLHVYAHDSQIVPEPGWSLVYMLKNGEDKHLGAGEDKHIINPVHLKKGYNVEA; encoded by the coding sequence ATGAATGAACATACGCTCATACAGTTTGCAGGAATTTTGGTCGCAGCCACCGCCTGTCAGTGGTTGGCCTGGCGGATAAAAATTCCGGGAATTGTTTTTCTTCTGATCACCGGCATCCTGGCCGGTCCCGTGCTGGGACTTTTGAACCCCGAAGAGATAATGGGGGATCTTTTTTTTCCCTTTGTGTCCATATCTGTGGCCCTGATTTTGTTTGAGGGCAGCCTGACCCTGGATTTTACGCAAATCCGGGGACTACACATCGTGGTCCGGAACATGGTGTCCTTCGGCATGCTGGTAACCTGGATCATCACGGCCCTGGCCGTCCGGCTTGGGTTGGGCTTGTCCTGGCAAATCAGCGTACTATTAGGGGCCATCACATCCGTGAGCGGCCCCACCGTGATCGTGCCTATGCTGCGCACGGTTCGGCCCAACCACAACATCGCCAATATCCTCAGGTGGGAAGGCATTATTGTGGACCCCATCGGTGCGGCCATGGCGGTTCTGGCCTATGAATTCATCATATCAGGATCAGCCCAGCAGGCCATGGGCCATACCATCCTGGTGTTTATCCGGCTTGTGGCCACGGGTACAGCCATTGGCGTAATATGCGGCTACGGATTTGGTATAGCCATACGCAAACACTGGATTCCCGAATTTATGCACAACCTGTTTGCCATCTCCCTGGTTCTTGGGGCCTTTGCGTTTTCCAATCATCTGCAGCATGAATCGGGCCTGGTAACGGTCACCGTCATGGGTATCTGGCTGGCCAACATGAAGGATGTGCCCATCAAGGATATTCTTGATTTCGAGGAGCACATCAGTATCCTGTTGATTTCTGTTCTTTTTATAATACTGGCCGCCCGACTGGATATTGATGAACTGATTGCCCTGGGCTGGGGGATGAGTTTTTTATTCATCGCCATTCAGTTTTTGGCGCGTCCCATGAACATCATGGTGTCCAGTATCGGATCAAGCCTTACCTGGCCGGAGCGGCACATGCTGGCCTGGATTGCTCCGCGCGGTATCGTGGCGGCGGCTATTTCGGCCTTGTTCGCCACACAACTCCAAAAAGCAGGCTACCCGGATGCAGGTGTCCTGGTACCCCTGACCTTTTTTATAATTATTTCCACGGTCATTGTGCAAAGCGTTACAGCACGCCCCATTGCCCTGTGGCTTAAGGTGGCCGAGCCCACCCCTAACGGCTTTATCATCTTCGGGGCCAATCAACTGGCGCGTGCTATTGGCAAAGCCTTGATGGATCTTGGGTTTAAGGTTCAGCTGGCCGATACCGGGTGGGATCAGGTGATGAAGGCCAAAAACGAAGGGCTGCCCACATATTTTGGCAATCCCGTGTCAGAACATGCGGACCGGCATATCCCGCTGATAGGCATCCGGGGAGTGCTTGCCCTGTTTCCCCATGAAGCGGCCAATGTGGCTGCCGCCATTCATTATCGTCTGGAATTCGGGGCTGATAAAATTTATATTCTGCCCTCCCGGCCGGAAGATAACCGGTTAACTGCGAACCGGATGTCCATTCAGAACCATGGAAAAGTCCTGTTTGGCAAAACAGCCTCATACCCCACCCTGACTAACGATCTGGCCCGGGGTGGACAAATTATCACCACAAAGCTGACCGAAAAATTCACCTTGGCGCAGTTCACCCAGAAACACGGCCAAAAGGCCCTGCTGTTATTTGCCGTGGACAAAACCAACCGGCTTCACGTGTATGCACACGACAGCCAAATCGTTCCAGAACCCGGCTGGTCGCTGGTGTATATGCTGAAAAATGGTGAGGACAAACATTTAGGGGCTGGGGAAGATAAACACATCATCAATCCTGTCCATTTAAAAAAGGGATACAATGTTGAAGCTTAA
- a CDS encoding HAD-IIA family hydrolase codes for MQTNKRTYHKSFILDMDGVVYTGSKLIPGAVDFVSRLKERNFKFLFLTNNSYHTPKQLKGRLSDMGINVTEDCFYTSAMATASFLKTQKPVDCSAYVIGGQGIVEEFEKHKITVTSENPDYVVLAETEEYDYKKIIEATHLIREGAKFIATNSDLTGPSLRGPVPACGALVAPIEKVTGIAPYFLGKPNPAIMFWARKKMGVHSANCFMIGDRMDTDIIGGLESGMTTCLVLTGVTTQKDMNLFPYQPDYVFNNLGEIDPDAILSRRERVEKDF; via the coding sequence ATGCAAACTAATAAAAGAACATATCACAAATCTTTTATTCTTGATATGGATGGTGTTGTCTATACAGGATCAAAACTGATTCCTGGTGCCGTGGATTTTGTGAGTCGCCTTAAAGAGAGAAATTTCAAGTTTTTATTTTTGACCAATAATTCCTATCACACACCCAAACAGCTCAAGGGCCGCCTTTCTGACATGGGAATTAACGTAACAGAGGATTGTTTTTATACTTCGGCCATGGCGACGGCAAGTTTTTTAAAAACTCAGAAGCCAGTGGATTGTTCAGCTTATGTTATCGGCGGACAGGGTATTGTTGAAGAATTTGAGAAGCATAAAATAACCGTTACTTCCGAAAATCCGGATTATGTGGTGCTTGCGGAAACCGAGGAGTATGATTATAAGAAAATTATTGAAGCCACGCACCTGATCAGGGAAGGCGCAAAATTTATTGCAACCAATTCGGATTTGACCGGACCTAGTCTTCGGGGGCCGGTGCCGGCATGTGGTGCCTTGGTTGCCCCTATTGAAAAAGTGACCGGAATAGCACCTTACTTTCTTGGGAAACCCAATCCCGCAATAATGTTCTGGGCCCGGAAAAAAATGGGAGTCCATTCAGCCAATTGCTTTATGATCGGTGATAGAATGGATACTGATATTATTGGAGGTCTGGAATCCGGAATGACTACCTGTCTCGTTCTGACAGGAGTAACCACCCAAAAAGACATGAACCTTTTTCCTTATCAGCCGGATTATGTTTTTAACAATTTGGGTGAAATTGATCCTGATGCGATATTATCTAGAAGGGAGCGGGTGGAAAAAGACTTTTAA
- a CDS encoding TIGR00725 family protein, whose product MSLAFDLENNLIDLRSARIFSPENRAWEELDTIPAELVPVSETDAVTRLQKQGGRCRVPVGILGGKKASEEQLADALALGALIAQMGLTLICGGRQGVMEAACKGAAEAGGICVGLLPDENPGTANPYVTIPLATGIGVARNAILTRAALCLVAVGGGYGTLSEIAFGLQFEKKVFGLSGAPNIPGMLPCRSPKEAAARIARVVLNLHQ is encoded by the coding sequence ATGTCACTGGCTTTTGATTTAGAAAACAACCTTATTGATCTGCGTTCGGCGCGGATTTTTTCCCCGGAGAACCGGGCCTGGGAAGAACTTGACACCATTCCGGCGGAACTTGTGCCAGTATCAGAAACGGATGCGGTCACCCGGCTGCAGAAACAGGGCGGCCGGTGCCGGGTTCCGGTGGGAATTCTGGGCGGCAAAAAGGCGTCGGAAGAACAGCTTGCAGATGCGTTGGCATTGGGAGCGCTCATTGCTCAGATGGGGCTGACTCTGATCTGCGGCGGGCGCCAGGGCGTGATGGAAGCCGCCTGCAAGGGGGCGGCAGAGGCCGGCGGAATTTGTGTGGGCCTGCTGCCCGATGAAAATCCCGGTACAGCCAACCCCTATGTCACTATCCCGCTGGCCACCGGGATCGGAGTGGCCAGAAACGCAATACTGACACGGGCCGCTCTTTGCCTTGTGGCCGTAGGCGGGGGATACGGCACCCTTTCAGAAATTGCCTTTGGACTTCAGTTTGAAAAAAAAGTGTTCGGCCTCTCAGGGGCACCGAATATTCCGGGTATGCTCCCTTGCCGCAGCCCGAAAGAGGCTGCCGCCCGAATTGCCCGTGTGGTCTTGAATCTGCACCAATAA